From Hippea alviniae EP5-r, the proteins below share one genomic window:
- a CDS encoding class I SAM-dependent rRNA methyltransferase: MRRVFVNRKGFEKLKKRQTWIYNLEIEREEDTKPGEIVRLFYKDKPLAFAFFNPKSKIRARVISFEADFDIDVYLEHAIDRAVKRREGLKEITDSLRLFHSDADGLSGLVVDMYGDNLVCSFDTAGVDRLKGRIVDILKRVLNPKGIFEKSNNIREKEGLKVEDALLFGDVDDEFIVVENGFRFITNLKKGQKTGFYLDQRKNRSIVGSLKVERVLDMFASSGGFGVYSKAKFVKFVEISKENCKLIEKNAEMNGLRNYEIVNYDAFDFLKDEKEDYDLIIIDPPAFAKNRNSVKGAMKGYKYLIANGIDRLKSGGYLAVFSCSFAVGFKELLDLCLSVSSEKSTELEVVEFLKQDIDHPYLVNIPTSLYLTGLLVRKFDIVQ; encoded by the coding sequence GTGAGACGGGTTTTTGTCAACAGGAAGGGCTTTGAGAAACTCAAAAAAAGGCAAACCTGGATTTACAATCTTGAGATAGAAAGAGAAGAAGATACAAAACCGGGCGAAATAGTTCGGCTGTTTTATAAAGATAAACCTTTGGCTTTTGCATTTTTTAATCCAAAAAGCAAAATAAGAGCAAGGGTTATAAGTTTTGAAGCTGATTTTGATATAGATGTTTATCTTGAGCATGCAATAGACAGAGCAGTTAAAAGAAGAGAAGGACTAAAAGAGATAACGGACTCATTGAGACTGTTTCATTCGGATGCTGATGGATTAAGTGGACTTGTTGTTGATATGTACGGCGACAATCTTGTCTGTTCTTTTGATACAGCTGGTGTTGATAGGTTAAAGGGCAGGATTGTTGATATCTTAAAGAGAGTGCTCAATCCTAAGGGCATATTTGAGAAATCGAATAACATAAGAGAGAAAGAAGGGTTAAAGGTTGAAGATGCCCTGTTGTTTGGAGATGTTGACGATGAGTTTATCGTTGTTGAAAACGGCTTTAGGTTTATTACTAACTTGAAAAAAGGGCAAAAGACGGGTTTTTATCTTGACCAGAGAAAGAACAGAAGCATTGTAGGAAGTCTAAAAGTAGAGCGTGTTCTTGATATGTTTGCAAGTTCTGGCGGCTTTGGTGTCTATTCTAAAGCTAAGTTTGTGAAGTTTGTTGAAATATCCAAAGAGAATTGCAAGCTTATAGAGAAAAACGCAGAGATGAATGGACTTAGAAATTATGAGATTGTAAATTACGATGCTTTTGATTTTTTAAAAGATGAGAAAGAAGATTACGATTTGATAATTATTGATCCGCCTGCTTTTGCAAAGAATAGAAACTCGGTAAAAGGAGCCATGAAGGGCTATAAGTATTTGATAGCAAACGGTATTGATAGATTAAAAAGTGGCGGTTATCTTGCCGTTTTTAGCTGCTCTTTTGCTGTTGGATTCAAGGAGCTTTTGGATTTGTGTTTGAGTGTTTCTTCTGAGAAGTCCACTGAGCTTGAAGTTGTCGAGTTTTTAAAACAGGATATAGATCATCCCTATCTTGTTAACATACCGACTTCTCTTTATCTTACAGGTTTGCTTGTGAGAAAATTTGATATTGTGCAATAG
- a CDS encoding TolC family protein, whose amino-acid sequence MKRLIVFVLAVFLYSCSIKTASVKPNLQLPKAQKGDTFIDANWWEKFNDKRLVYFVNKALKNNSDLLIAFEKIKQLKAEYGISKANMLPSVDASASMGRAQKSKRLYPYAKPTDDYNLKGSITFEPDLFGKLNSARKSQLYKLLAQKEYAKEIKLNLISQVAETYFDLCSTGMSLKLYEKMLSNTRKILDLTRKKYEIGLASVDDVKNAQITLLKLKTTIDSLKEKFKQDRATLEFLIGSQPKDIFSSKTFSCTLPEPIEIPSFMPSEVIKKRPDIQVALNNLKASEFNLSSQKAKLLPSFNLTVEGGYESNKFREWVMPNTRLWDIFLNALMPIFEFGRIENQIKQADSLRKQALLNYVKTVKNAFREIYVDLSSISTLKSKLNSATVSKNDACSIYENSKKRYENGLEDIVSLLKSKNLCIEHSIGLLNAKSDYLKAEVELYKALGGGW is encoded by the coding sequence ATGAAAAGGCTTATTGTTTTTGTTTTGGCTGTTTTTTTGTATAGCTGTTCTATTAAGACGGCATCTGTTAAACCAAACTTACAGCTTCCAAAAGCCCAAAAAGGAGATACTTTTATAGATGCCAACTGGTGGGAAAAGTTCAATGATAAAAGATTGGTCTATTTTGTAAATAAGGCTTTAAAAAACAACTCAGACCTTTTGATAGCGTTTGAAAAGATAAAACAGCTTAAGGCAGAATACGGTATATCAAAGGCAAACATGCTTCCTTCCGTAGATGCTTCTGCATCAATGGGAAGGGCTCAGAAATCAAAAAGACTGTATCCTTACGCAAAGCCAACAGACGATTATAACCTAAAAGGCAGCATAACATTTGAGCCAGACCTGTTTGGAAAGCTAAACAGTGCAAGAAAGTCTCAATTGTATAAGTTGCTTGCTCAAAAGGAGTATGCAAAGGAGATAAAACTCAATCTTATTAGTCAGGTTGCTGAGACTTACTTTGATTTGTGTTCAACAGGCATGAGTCTTAAGCTTTATGAGAAGATGTTGAGTAATACTCGTAAGATTCTTGATTTGACAAGAAAAAAATACGAGATAGGCCTTGCTTCAGTTGACGATGTGAAAAATGCTCAGATAACTCTTTTAAAGCTCAAGACCACGATAGATTCGCTTAAAGAGAAGTTTAAACAGGATAGAGCCACGCTTGAGTTTCTAATTGGCAGCCAGCCTAAGGATATCTTCTCATCAAAGACATTCTCTTGCACTCTTCCAGAGCCTATTGAAATACCGTCGTTTATGCCTTCAGAAGTCATTAAAAAAAGGCCTGATATTCAAGTTGCTTTGAATAATCTTAAAGCTTCAGAGTTTAATCTTAGCTCTCAGAAGGCAAAACTTCTGCCTTCGTTTAATCTAACCGTTGAAGGTGGGTATGAGAGTAATAAGTTTAGAGAGTGGGTTATGCCAAATACAAGGCTTTGGGATATATTTTTGAATGCCCTTATGCCTATTTTCGAGTTTGGCAGAATAGAAAATCAGATAAAACAGGCTGATTCTTTGAGAAAGCAGGCTCTTTTGAACTATGTAAAAACAGTTAAAAACGCATTTAGAGAGATATATGTTGACCTAAGCAGTATCTCAACACTTAAATCAAAACTAAACAGTGCGACTGTTTCAAAAAATGATGCATGCTCGATTTATGAAAACAGCAAGAAGAGATACGAGAACGGCTTGGAAGATATTGTCTCTCTTTTGAAAAGTAAGAATTTGTGCATAGAGCATTCTATTGGGCTTTTAAACGCAAAGAGCGATTATTTAAAAGCCGAAGTTGAGCTTTATAAGGCTCTTGGTGGTGGTTGGTGA